Proteins encoded by one window of Synechococcus sp. WH 7805:
- a CDS encoding RpoD/SigA family RNA polymerase sigma factor, with protein sequence MAPLALLPDADLVRSYLRDIGRVPLLSHQQEITLGRQVQELMELESVEAELQEKRGGEAVLAAELAKAAGLSAVQLKRKLQAGRRAKERMVAANLRLVVSVAKKYTKRNMELLDLIQEGTIGLVRGVEKFDPTRGYKFSTYAYWWIRQGITRAIAEKSRTIRLPIHITEMLNKLKKGQRELSQELGRTPSVTELASFVELPEDEVKELMCRARQPVSLEMKVGDGDDTELLDLLAGDGELPSEQVEGECLKGDLRDLLGQLPELQERVLRMRYGMDGEEPMSLTGIAKTLKMSRDRTRRLEREGLQSLRQAPLELRDYTVAA encoded by the coding sequence ATGGCACCCCTGGCCCTGCTTCCCGATGCAGACCTGGTGCGCTCCTACCTGCGTGATATCGGTCGTGTGCCGTTGTTGAGTCATCAGCAGGAGATCACCCTGGGCCGTCAGGTGCAGGAGCTGATGGAGCTGGAGTCCGTGGAAGCCGAGTTGCAGGAGAAACGCGGTGGTGAAGCGGTGCTTGCAGCGGAGTTGGCCAAGGCTGCGGGATTGAGTGCTGTGCAACTGAAGCGCAAGTTGCAGGCCGGTCGCCGCGCCAAAGAGCGGATGGTGGCGGCCAACTTGAGGCTTGTGGTGAGCGTCGCGAAGAAATACACGAAGCGGAATATGGAGCTGCTGGATCTGATCCAGGAAGGGACGATCGGCCTGGTGCGTGGTGTGGAGAAGTTCGACCCAACGCGGGGCTACAAGTTCAGTACCTATGCGTACTGGTGGATCCGTCAGGGAATCACCCGGGCAATTGCGGAGAAGAGCCGGACGATCCGGCTGCCGATCCACATCACCGAGATGCTGAACAAACTGAAGAAAGGTCAGCGTGAGTTGAGCCAGGAACTGGGGCGAACGCCATCAGTGACGGAGTTGGCGTCGTTTGTGGAGCTGCCGGAGGATGAGGTGAAAGAGCTGATGTGCCGTGCCCGTCAGCCAGTGAGCCTGGAGATGAAGGTTGGGGATGGAGATGATACGGAGCTGCTGGATCTGCTGGCTGGCGATGGAGAACTGCCGAGTGAGCAGGTGGAGGGCGAGTGCCTGAAGGGAGATCTGAGGGATCTGCTGGGCCAACTGCCTGAATTGCAGGAGCGCGTGCTGCGGATGCGGTATGGGATGGATGGTGAGGAGCCAATGAGTCTCACCGGCATCGCTAAAACACTCAAGATGAGTCGGGACCGCACACGTCGTCTAGAACGTGAGGGTTTGCAATCGCTGCGTCAGGCACCTCTTGAACTTAGGGATTACACCGTGGCTGCCTGA
- a CDS encoding response regulator transcription factor, whose translation MVASATSSVCTAKLLVVEDDDSIRETVEEALRAEGFEVRACGDGAEAMNLLTATDSMGVDLLVLDLMLPGLGGLDLCRQLRKLNNNTPVLVISARDSETDRVLGLEVGADDYLVKPFGLRELVARCRALLRRSQQSESVSNQDRQVIQSGNLCLFVRECRVTRDGEDLTLSPKEYKILELLIQNPKRVWSRDQLLERIWGIDFVGDTKTVDVHIRWLREKIEEEPSSPQHIRTVRGFGYRFG comes from the coding sequence GTGGTCGCTTCCGCAACAAGCTCGGTGTGTACAGCGAAACTGCTGGTTGTTGAAGACGATGATTCGATCAGAGAAACCGTTGAAGAAGCCCTTCGGGCTGAGGGGTTCGAGGTCAGAGCGTGCGGTGACGGCGCAGAAGCCATGAACCTTCTCACTGCGACGGATTCAATGGGAGTGGATCTGCTTGTGCTCGACCTGATGCTCCCTGGACTAGGCGGACTCGATCTATGCAGGCAGCTCCGCAAACTCAATAACAACACTCCCGTGCTGGTCATCAGCGCTCGGGATAGTGAAACGGACCGGGTTCTTGGCCTTGAAGTTGGTGCTGATGACTACCTCGTCAAGCCCTTCGGCTTACGTGAACTTGTCGCCCGTTGCAGAGCTTTGCTGCGGCGTTCTCAACAGAGTGAATCCGTTTCAAATCAAGATCGACAAGTCATCCAGAGTGGCAATCTCTGTCTTTTTGTACGCGAGTGCCGTGTCACCCGCGACGGCGAAGACCTCACGCTTTCGCCAAAGGAATACAAAATCCTCGAACTCCTGATCCAAAATCCCAAGAGGGTCTGGAGCAGAGACCAGCTGCTGGAACGAATCTGGGGAATCGATTTTGTCGGAGACACCAAAACCGTTGATGTGCACATCCGCTGGTTGAGAGAAAAGATTGAGGAAGAACCATCCTCTCCCCAACACATTCGCACTGTCAGGGGATTCGGCTACCGCTTCGGCTAA
- a CDS encoding cell wall metabolism sensor histidine kinase WalK, with translation MATRKRRSSARGAKENLTSPLLAGHSLTTPQLLAWIDAATQGWLILTPDLTIGYINSQAERLLQFSRNLLVRGLPLDEVLSVPELEESIFSVRHQQRPQRCEWEQQGIPLEAIVIPGSDEWLLVLLQNRQSLEAQQQQQERWVSDVAHELKTPLTALMLVSDRLEGAVSADDGVLVERLQKELRRLQLMVEDLLELSRLENILPREESNYSALNLEQLVEGAWNSIRPLADQRDVSLSINTHEPGPLLGDQRRLHRAVLNLLDNALRYSPHHGFVEVDILPSGGWWLLCVRDHGPGLSETDLSNMFQRFYRGDPSRARSNRSGSGLGLAIVQQIAVNHGGRVQARNHPEGGTSMELLLPKGPA, from the coding sequence TTGGCCACTCGAAAGCGACGCTCATCGGCACGCGGTGCCAAAGAAAACCTGACGTCACCGCTGCTGGCAGGACATTCGCTGACCACTCCCCAACTGCTGGCCTGGATTGATGCGGCCACCCAGGGATGGTTAATTCTCACGCCTGATCTAACGATCGGATATATCAATTCCCAGGCTGAACGCCTGCTCCAATTTTCAAGAAATCTGCTGGTCCGTGGCCTGCCACTCGATGAGGTTCTCTCGGTGCCTGAGCTTGAAGAGTCCATCTTCAGCGTGCGTCATCAACAGCGCCCTCAGCGCTGTGAGTGGGAGCAACAAGGGATTCCGCTGGAGGCGATCGTGATTCCAGGATCGGATGAATGGCTGTTGGTCCTGCTGCAAAACAGACAGTCCCTGGAAGCGCAGCAGCAGCAGCAGGAGCGATGGGTGAGCGACGTTGCCCATGAACTGAAAACCCCACTGACAGCCTTGATGCTGGTGAGCGACAGGCTCGAGGGAGCCGTGAGCGCCGATGATGGCGTTCTGGTGGAACGGCTGCAGAAAGAACTCCGCAGGTTGCAGTTGATGGTTGAGGATCTTCTGGAGCTTTCTCGCCTAGAGAACATCCTTCCGCGGGAAGAAAGTAATTATTCGGCTTTGAACCTGGAGCAACTTGTCGAAGGGGCATGGAACAGCATTCGCCCCCTGGCTGATCAAAGGGATGTGTCCCTGTCAATCAACACCCATGAACCAGGACCACTCCTTGGAGATCAACGACGATTGCATCGCGCTGTTCTCAATCTCCTCGACAACGCACTGCGTTATTCCCCCCATCACGGCTTTGTCGAAGTCGACATTCTTCCCAGCGGCGGATGGTGGTTGCTCTGTGTCCGAGATCACGGGCCAGGACTGAGCGAAACCGATCTCAGCAATATGTTCCAGCGTTTTTATCGGGGCGATCCCTCCAGGGCCCGATCCAACCGCAGCGGTAGTGGACTCGGTTTGGCCATCGTCCAACAGATCGCAGTGAATCACGGTGGCCGCGTTCAAGCCAGAAATCATCCAGAAGGGGGAACATCCATGGAACTTCTGCTCCCGAAGGGACCGGCATGA
- a CDS encoding pseudouridine synthase, which yields MTRQRLQKLIAAAGICSRRRAEDLLRQHRVKVNGQLAAIGDQADLDQDDVEVDGRPLQRALVPRVLLLNKPPGVICSCRDPQQRKTVLDLVPAHLRDGLHPVGRLDAESRGALLLSNQGELTLQLTHPRYNHCKTYRVTVAGLPPEKQLRQWRRGVVLDGTVTRPAEVTLLEGTTRSSVLEVVLREGRNRQIRRIALSLGHRVLDLQRIAIGDLMLGSVAEGCWRELSRQEWSGLIQHRGRPLINKT from the coding sequence TTGACGCGTCAACGACTGCAGAAACTGATTGCTGCTGCAGGAATCTGTTCCCGACGCAGGGCCGAGGATCTGTTGCGACAGCATCGGGTGAAAGTGAATGGACAGTTAGCAGCCATCGGCGACCAGGCTGATCTCGACCAAGACGATGTAGAGGTGGACGGGCGCCCCCTTCAACGAGCCCTAGTACCACGCGTTCTTCTGCTGAACAAACCACCGGGAGTGATCTGCAGCTGCCGTGACCCACAGCAACGCAAAACCGTGCTCGACCTTGTGCCAGCGCATCTGAGGGATGGTCTGCACCCCGTCGGTCGACTGGATGCAGAGAGCAGAGGAGCCCTGCTGCTCAGCAACCAAGGGGAACTCACGTTGCAACTCACTCACCCCCGCTACAACCATTGCAAGACTTACCGAGTCACGGTGGCTGGCTTGCCCCCTGAAAAGCAGCTGAGGCAGTGGAGGCGAGGCGTGGTTCTCGACGGCACGGTCACGCGCCCAGCCGAGGTGACGCTTCTCGAGGGGACAACCCGGTCCAGTGTGCTGGAAGTCGTTCTTCGTGAAGGCCGCAACCGCCAGATCCGCAGAATCGCACTCTCCCTCGGCCATCGCGTTCTTGATCTCCAGCGGATCGCTATCGGTGACCTGATGCTTGGCTCTGTAGCAGAGGGCTGCTGGAGAGAACTTTCCAGGCAAGAATGGTCAGGTTTGATCCAGCACCGAGGGAGGCCGCTCATCAACAAGACATGA
- a CDS encoding RodZ family helix-turn-helix domain-containing protein → MMLIKRFLQWRRRQSGKHSPDTSKTNSIVDPAEAAGQLLRQQREQRALSLRDLSRQVRITTPVLEALERNWQDRLPEAAYLTAMLHRLEECLELEPGSLQGALPEQTLQSQDPRKNRLTRFTVGSIDIFTTWQGSVLYGLVILGSVFALNHQQRQLASSNTITLAPIPLDRPSESEALLKGLRPLTELRSSTPLEALPDLSSPQPRTGVLEIQLNQPSSIDLSSEGGDRTKLQGAIGSFTLQLLPPLQIKIQPAPQAGSVLWDGAALKSVKDKPELYRLDQTSARNP, encoded by the coding sequence ATGATGTTGATCAAACGCTTTCTCCAGTGGCGCCGACGCCAATCCGGCAAGCACTCGCCCGACACATCAAAAACAAACAGCATTGTTGACCCTGCAGAAGCTGCTGGGCAACTGCTGCGACAGCAGCGCGAGCAACGCGCACTGAGCTTGAGGGATCTGTCCAGACAAGTTCGCATAACCACCCCCGTACTGGAGGCTTTGGAGCGGAACTGGCAGGATCGCCTACCGGAGGCTGCCTATCTGACAGCGATGCTGCACCGCTTGGAGGAGTGCCTTGAACTTGAGCCGGGCAGCCTCCAGGGAGCCCTGCCGGAGCAGACCCTTCAATCGCAGGACCCTCGAAAGAATCGGCTTACCCGGTTCACAGTGGGCAGCATCGATATCTTCACGACCTGGCAGGGAAGTGTGCTGTACGGGTTGGTGATCCTTGGTTCAGTCTTTGCACTGAACCACCAGCAGCGGCAACTGGCGAGCAGCAACACGATCACTCTCGCTCCCATTCCCCTTGATCGTCCAAGCGAGTCCGAGGCGTTGCTCAAGGGACTTCGCCCGCTCACGGAACTTCGTAGCTCCACCCCCCTTGAAGCGCTTCCTGATCTCTCGTCACCACAGCCACGCACTGGAGTGCTGGAGATCCAACTCAATCAGCCAAGCAGCATTGATCTGAGCAGCGAAGGAGGCGATCGGACCAAACTGCAGGGAGCGATCGGTTCGTTCACTCTCCAGCTCCTTCCTCCTTTGCAGATCAAAATCCAGCCAGCTCCTCAAGCTGGATCAGTTCTTTGGGATGGCGCCGCTTTGAAGTCTGTGAAAGACAAACCTGAGCTTTACCGCCTCGACCAAACCTCAGCACGCAATCCATAG
- the malQ gene encoding 4-alpha-glucanotransferase: protein MPHPRGTASSRRVGVLLHPTALPGSPVCGSFGAAARGWLHALARQGIKVWQVLPLAPPDGTGSPYSSPSSFAINPWLLDAQDLSDEGFIDPNDVMALPQETGADGEGAETVDFALADQRANALARSLRLRWSAQSADRHQAFQRWCVDQARWLRDHSAFMVLRHESAGLPWWAWAHELAVHRDTALEHWRCSHQDELLEQDLLQWHLDRQWRQLRALARDLGVEILGDLPFYVARDSADVWSNRSLFSIAGDGRLHQQSGVPPDYFSATGQLWGTPVYTWGRHRQTGFRWWRDRLRRQWDLADRLRLDHFRALAAYWSVPGDDDTAINGRWQRSPGGELLACLRRDAGGRLPIVAEDLGVITPDVERLRDRFHLPGMKVLQFAFDGNQVNPYLPNNIKGSGWVVYTGTHDNPTSLGWWERLDQSSKDQFAATLQRTVEAPGWQLLELGLSTSAALVVAPVQDLLHLDDSARFNTPGTVGGNWMWRLPAFDAALVGALEGYGLRAEVWSRR from the coding sequence ATGCCCCATCCAAGAGGGACCGCATCGAGTCGCAGGGTTGGTGTGCTCCTGCACCCCACAGCTCTTCCTGGATCACCGGTGTGCGGCAGTTTTGGTGCTGCGGCTCGTGGCTGGCTTCATGCACTCGCTCGCCAGGGAATCAAGGTGTGGCAAGTGCTGCCGCTGGCCCCACCGGACGGCACGGGGTCTCCCTACAGCTCACCATCCAGTTTCGCCATCAATCCCTGGTTGCTCGATGCCCAGGATCTGAGCGACGAAGGGTTCATCGACCCCAATGATGTGATGGCCCTTCCCCAGGAGACTGGGGCGGACGGAGAGGGAGCCGAGACCGTTGATTTCGCCTTGGCCGATCAACGGGCCAATGCGCTGGCCAGATCTCTGCGTCTCCGTTGGTCAGCGCAGTCCGCTGATCGCCACCAAGCCTTTCAGCGGTGGTGTGTCGATCAGGCGCGTTGGCTCCGTGATCACTCTGCCTTCATGGTGCTGCGTCATGAGTCTGCAGGGTTGCCTTGGTGGGCTTGGGCCCATGAGCTGGCAGTGCATCGCGACACGGCACTGGAGCATTGGCGCTGCTCACATCAGGATGAACTTCTTGAGCAGGATCTTCTCCAGTGGCATCTCGATCGTCAGTGGCGTCAGCTCCGCGCCCTTGCGCGCGACCTTGGGGTGGAAATCCTTGGTGATCTTCCCTTCTATGTGGCTCGCGACAGCGCCGATGTATGGAGCAACCGCTCGCTGTTTTCGATTGCCGGTGATGGACGTCTCCATCAGCAGAGTGGTGTTCCGCCGGATTACTTCTCTGCCACCGGCCAGCTTTGGGGGACACCCGTTTACACCTGGGGGCGCCATCGTCAGACAGGTTTTCGCTGGTGGCGTGACCGCTTAAGACGTCAATGGGATCTCGCCGATAGGCTTCGACTTGACCATTTCCGTGCTTTAGCGGCTTACTGGTCGGTTCCCGGTGACGATGACACGGCGATCAACGGACGCTGGCAACGCTCTCCTGGTGGTGAGCTTCTGGCCTGTCTAAGACGTGATGCCGGTGGACGTTTGCCAATCGTGGCCGAGGATCTCGGTGTGATCACCCCTGATGTGGAGCGACTTCGCGATCGTTTTCATCTCCCCGGCATGAAGGTTCTTCAGTTCGCTTTTGATGGCAATCAGGTCAATCCCTACCTTCCAAACAACATCAAAGGCAGCGGCTGGGTTGTTTACACCGGAACCCATGACAATCCCACAAGCCTGGGTTGGTGGGAGCGTCTGGATCAGTCGTCAAAAGACCAGTTCGCTGCCACGCTTCAGCGAACCGTTGAGGCCCCCGGGTGGCAGCTGCTTGAACTGGGTCTGTCGACGTCCGCTGCGTTGGTGGTGGCTCCTGTTCAGGATCTGCTTCATCTGGATGATTCGGCCCGTTTCAACACACCAGGCACGGTGGGGGGCAACTGGATGTGGAGATTGCCAGCCTTTGATGCAGCTCTCGTAGGTGCTCTTGAAGGCTATGGATTGCGTGCTGAGGTTTGGTCGAGGCGGTAA
- a CDS encoding Coenzyme F420 hydrogenase/dehydrogenase, beta subunit C-terminal domain translates to MTSSPASPLPHDQARPIPRDRIRPAKDLCSDCGLCDSRWVAYVRQACAFLHQDFDGMERKAHGRTRNLDQEDELYFGVQQRMLTARLQTPIDGAQWTGIVSRLGVRALESGLVDAVLCVQQSPDDRFTPMPVLARTPAEVLAARVNKPTLSNNLSVLEQLPGSGIKRLLAIGVGCQVQALRAVQDTLPLDALYVLGLPCVDNVSREGLQTFLESASASPDTVVHYEFMQDFRIHFRHSDGHVETVPFFGLDTPALKDVFAPSCLSCFDYVNAGADLVVGYMGAEFGRQWLVVRNSRGEELLKLVEAELDQAPVSSRGDRRQAVQQGIDAYDKALRLPMWLAELVGWIVQRVGPKGLEYGRFSIDSHFTRNALWLRRHHPEMVERHLPAFARRIVERYRLPAR, encoded by the coding sequence GTGACGTCTTCCCCCGCTTCACCGCTTCCCCACGACCAGGCGCGGCCGATTCCCCGTGATCGGATCCGTCCTGCCAAGGACCTCTGCAGTGATTGCGGCCTCTGTGATTCGCGCTGGGTTGCCTATGTCCGCCAGGCCTGTGCCTTCCTGCATCAAGATTTCGATGGGATGGAACGCAAGGCCCATGGCCGTACCCGCAATCTTGATCAAGAGGACGAGCTGTATTTCGGGGTCCAGCAGCGGATGCTCACTGCACGTTTGCAGACACCGATCGATGGAGCCCAGTGGACCGGGATTGTGAGTCGTCTGGGCGTCCGCGCCCTGGAGAGTGGGCTGGTTGATGCCGTGCTCTGCGTTCAGCAGAGCCCTGACGATCGCTTCACGCCGATGCCTGTTCTGGCACGCACTCCGGCGGAGGTTCTTGCGGCAAGGGTCAATAAGCCCACCTTGTCCAACAACCTTTCGGTTCTCGAGCAATTGCCAGGCAGTGGGATCAAACGACTGCTGGCGATTGGTGTGGGCTGCCAGGTTCAGGCGCTGAGAGCCGTGCAGGACACCCTGCCGCTCGACGCGCTCTACGTTTTGGGCCTCCCCTGTGTGGACAATGTCTCTCGCGAGGGGCTTCAGACCTTTCTGGAGAGCGCCAGTGCCTCGCCGGACACGGTGGTGCACTACGAATTCATGCAGGATTTCAGGATCCATTTCAGGCACAGCGATGGTCACGTGGAGACGGTCCCCTTCTTCGGTCTGGACACGCCCGCTCTCAAGGATGTCTTCGCACCAAGCTGTCTGAGTTGCTTCGACTACGTCAACGCCGGTGCTGATCTGGTCGTTGGCTACATGGGTGCTGAATTCGGACGTCAGTGGTTGGTTGTGCGTAATTCACGAGGGGAGGAATTGCTCAAGCTGGTGGAAGCGGAACTCGATCAGGCGCCGGTGTCGAGCCGAGGTGATCGCCGCCAGGCTGTTCAGCAGGGCATCGACGCCTATGACAAAGCCCTGCGACTGCCTATGTGGCTGGCAGAGCTTGTGGGCTGGATTGTGCAGCGGGTCGGGCCGAAAGGACTGGAATACGGCCGCTTCTCCATTGATTCCCACTTCACCAGAAATGCGCTCTGGCTCCGGCGGCATCATCCTGAGATGGTGGAGCGCCATCTGCCCGCCTTTGCGCGACGCATCGTTGAGCGCTACCGCTTGCCCGCCCGCTGA
- a CDS encoding LCP family protein, with protein MEGSAPAGDAAQPRLKRWLGTKPIRTVLRVAAAVIGAGLIGGGLALIWPKPDPIAAAPPTPDDPASLAPLPQRSVMVLLVGVDSEAINDPSNRAAPKGPANADSLMLIHVTAKEALQVLQVPTELAVQLPGREGLQSLASAYRVGGVALTADVIAEMIGLPAGQLDRYLVMPRQALRALVDGLGEVEVSLNQSYNREDKAQNYSVNLQAGRQTLNGRQAEQLARHRPDPNGDTERRLRQQSLLRGIHDQLRQPNALMLLPDVIGEVSAQVSTNLSSAEILSLTAAALSSSEPPVINQLELAPRAGQQQLRELKPDQPLPLWPPEPNASAGN; from the coding sequence ATGGAGGGTTCGGCACCGGCAGGAGACGCAGCGCAACCACGTCTGAAGCGATGGCTGGGCACAAAACCAATCCGCACAGTGCTGAGGGTCGCTGCCGCAGTGATCGGAGCAGGACTCATTGGAGGAGGGCTTGCTCTGATCTGGCCGAAACCTGATCCGATTGCAGCTGCTCCACCCACCCCTGATGACCCTGCAAGCCTGGCACCTCTACCGCAACGCTCGGTCATGGTTCTGCTGGTTGGCGTTGATTCGGAGGCGATCAATGATCCGTCAAACCGTGCAGCACCCAAAGGCCCGGCCAATGCAGACAGTCTGATGCTGATCCATGTCACAGCGAAAGAAGCGCTGCAAGTGCTTCAGGTGCCAACGGAGCTTGCTGTGCAACTGCCCGGCCGGGAAGGGCTGCAGTCCCTTGCCAGTGCCTACCGCGTTGGCGGAGTGGCACTCACCGCTGACGTCATCGCCGAAATGATCGGACTTCCTGCAGGCCAACTTGATCGCTATCTGGTGATGCCCCGCCAAGCCCTCCGAGCCCTCGTCGACGGCCTCGGCGAAGTGGAAGTGAGCCTCAATCAGTCGTACAACCGCGAAGACAAAGCACAGAATTACAGCGTGAATCTGCAGGCAGGCCGCCAGACGCTCAATGGCCGTCAAGCCGAACAGCTGGCCAGGCATCGCCCTGATCCCAATGGCGACACTGAAAGAAGACTCCGCCAACAGAGTTTGCTGCGCGGCATTCACGACCAGCTCCGACAACCCAATGCCTTAATGCTTCTCCCTGACGTGATCGGCGAAGTTTCAGCGCAGGTTTCGACCAACCTCAGCTCCGCGGAAATACTGAGTCTCACCGCAGCAGCCCTCAGTAGCTCCGAGCCCCCCGTGATCAACCAGTTGGAACTCGCGCCGCGGGCCGGGCAGCAGCAGCTGCGGGAGCTCAAGCCGGATCAGCCCCTTCCCCTCTGGCCACCTGAGCCCAACGCGTCCGCAGGCAACTGA